From Acidothermus cellulolyticus 11B, a single genomic window includes:
- a CDS encoding Nif3-like dinuclear metal center hexameric protein, with amino-acid sequence MTARDAAETPPAPPTLRDVVAVLNQLYPPALAAEWDAVGLVCGEPSQAVRRILFAVDPVPSVAAEAIERGVDLLVTHHPLYLRGTSSVAATTAKGRVVHELIRAGIALFTAHTNADHANPGVSDALAAALGVTELRPLDPLPAQPIDKLVTFAPADAVERILDVLSAAGAGAIGAYSRCAWTTDGIGTFRPNPGAHPTIGTIGRIETVPEVRVEMVLPRARRDAVIAALLAAHPYEEPAYDVIPLAERPGRAGTGRIGRLDQPESLADFVDRVRAALPATPGGGRYAGDPDRLVHIVAVCGGAGDGYLQTAAGAGADVYVTADLRHHPASEITAETGIALVDMPHWATEWPWLPDAAARLREALGAAGFTVNIEVSTLVTDPWDGRIPGGGSR; translated from the coding sequence ATGACCGCTCGCGACGCTGCGGAGACGCCACCCGCTCCGCCCACGCTGCGCGACGTGGTCGCCGTCCTCAATCAGTTGTATCCGCCGGCCCTCGCGGCCGAGTGGGACGCCGTTGGGCTGGTCTGCGGTGAGCCCAGCCAGGCGGTCCGCCGGATTCTCTTCGCAGTAGACCCGGTGCCGTCCGTCGCGGCGGAAGCCATCGAACGAGGCGTTGACCTCCTCGTCACCCACCATCCGCTGTACCTGCGCGGAACATCCTCAGTAGCGGCGACGACCGCGAAGGGCCGAGTCGTTCACGAACTGATTCGCGCTGGGATAGCTCTGTTCACCGCGCACACGAATGCTGATCACGCGAATCCGGGTGTCTCGGATGCGCTCGCCGCTGCCCTCGGGGTGACGGAACTGCGTCCGCTGGACCCCCTGCCCGCCCAGCCGATCGACAAGCTCGTCACCTTCGCGCCGGCTGATGCTGTGGAACGGATACTGGACGTTCTCTCGGCGGCCGGCGCCGGCGCCATCGGCGCTTACAGCCGGTGCGCGTGGACAACGGACGGCATCGGTACGTTCCGGCCGAATCCCGGGGCTCACCCGACGATCGGCACGATCGGGAGGATTGAGACCGTTCCCGAAGTGCGGGTGGAGATGGTCCTGCCGCGTGCCCGGCGCGACGCGGTGATTGCCGCCCTGCTGGCGGCACATCCCTACGAGGAGCCTGCGTACGACGTCATTCCGTTGGCCGAGCGACCCGGCCGGGCCGGCACCGGACGGATCGGCAGACTGGACCAGCCGGAGTCATTAGCGGACTTCGTCGATCGGGTCCGGGCGGCACTGCCGGCGACCCCTGGCGGCGGGCGGTACGCCGGTGATCCCGATCGCCTCGTGCACATTGTCGCGGTGTGCGGCGGCGCGGGTGACGGCTACCTGCAGACCGCGGCCGGCGCGGGCGCGGACGTGTACGTCACCGCCGACCTGCGGCACCACCCGGCGTCCGAAATCACGGCCGAGACCGGCATCGCCCTGGTCGACATGCCGCACTGGGCCACCGAATGGCCGTGGCTTCCGGACGCCGCGGCCCGGCTGCGCGAGGCGCTCGGAGCGGCCGGCTTTACGGTGAACATCGAGGTCTCGACTTTGGTGACCGACCCGTGGGACGGACGCATTCCGGGAGGAGGTTCGCGCTGA
- a CDS encoding zinc ribbon domain-containing protein — translation MGRTHSGRRFALNADPTSQARLLELQGLDSTLDRLDHRRRTLPEAAAVAEIERRIADANDALVAARTRDADLAREQAKVEADVETVRARTERDQKRLDDGNVASPRELENLQSEIASLRRRRSELEDQILQIMEQREALQAEIDALSADVAKLEGERAELIKRRDQLLAEMDAEAATTKAARDALAPQLPAELLSLYERLRASLGGVGAAALHRGQCQGCHLTLNPADLQRIRAAAPDEVVRCEECGRILVRTPESGL, via the coding sequence GTGGGACGGACGCATTCCGGGAGGAGGTTCGCGCTGAACGCCGACCCGACCAGTCAGGCCCGCTTGCTCGAACTGCAAGGCCTCGACTCGACCCTCGACCGGTTGGATCACCGCCGGCGGACACTCCCCGAAGCAGCAGCCGTTGCGGAGATTGAACGCCGGATCGCCGACGCCAACGACGCCCTGGTGGCTGCCCGCACCCGCGACGCCGATCTGGCCCGCGAGCAGGCGAAGGTGGAGGCCGACGTGGAGACGGTCCGCGCCCGCACCGAGCGGGACCAGAAGCGGCTGGACGACGGCAACGTCGCCTCGCCGCGGGAACTGGAGAATCTGCAATCGGAGATCGCGTCGCTCCGGCGGCGGCGCAGCGAACTCGAGGACCAGATCCTCCAGATCATGGAACAGCGGGAGGCCCTCCAGGCCGAGATCGACGCGTTGAGCGCGGACGTCGCGAAACTGGAGGGCGAACGCGCCGAGCTGATCAAGCGCCGAGATCAGCTGCTCGCCGAGATGGACGCCGAGGCCGCGACCACCAAGGCGGCCCGCGATGCCCTTGCCCCACAGCTGCCGGCAGAGCTTCTCAGTCTGTATGAACGGTTGCGGGCCTCGCTGGGCGGTGTCGGCGCGGCAGCCCTGCACCGGGGGCAATGCCAGGGTTGCCATCTCACCTTGAATCCCGCCGACCTGCAGCGCATCCGAGCCGCGGCGCCGGACGAGGTGGTGCGATGCGAGGAGTGCGGCCGGATTCTCGTGCGGACGCCGGAGTCCGGTCTGTGA
- a CDS encoding bifunctional RNase H/acid phosphatase, translating into MTSAQPRRLIVEADGGARGNPGPAGYGAVVRDATTREVLAERSGYLRIATNNVAEYHGLIAGLEAAAEIDPSAFVDVRLDSQLVVKQMTGEWQIKHPHLQPLADRAAQLAAAFGSGRVTFTWVRREANAHADRLVNAAIDAGYGPRGGATPVASGTPTRDASAGGARELLAPSGRDGRGAGPAGGVVGADEVRPIPNRVAGWMPAPPATTLLLVRHGVTSFTLEKRFSGVGDPPLVDQGRWQAKLLAQRLAGRGGIDVVVSSPRQRCRQTAELIADVLQQPVLLDDDLREVDFGRWEGLTFAAVQQRWPRELELWLADTSISPPGGESYDELRLRITAAAQRLANRHRGKTVLVVTHSRPIAMFIANALSAPVAAIYRVQIDPASMSEIDYYADGVTVVRTVNDTAHLAAH; encoded by the coding sequence GTGACGTCGGCGCAGCCGCGGCGATTGATCGTCGAGGCGGACGGCGGAGCGCGGGGCAACCCCGGACCAGCCGGTTACGGCGCGGTGGTCCGCGACGCGACAACCCGGGAGGTGCTCGCCGAACGGTCCGGCTATCTCCGCATCGCGACGAACAATGTCGCGGAGTATCACGGGCTCATCGCCGGCTTGGAGGCGGCGGCGGAGATTGATCCGTCAGCGTTCGTTGACGTCCGCCTGGATTCCCAGCTGGTCGTCAAGCAGATGACCGGGGAATGGCAGATCAAGCACCCGCACTTGCAACCGCTGGCGGATCGAGCGGCGCAGCTTGCCGCCGCATTTGGGTCCGGCCGGGTCACGTTCACGTGGGTCCGCCGGGAAGCCAACGCCCATGCGGACCGGCTGGTCAACGCGGCGATCGATGCCGGCTATGGCCCGCGCGGGGGCGCGACGCCGGTCGCGTCCGGGACGCCGACCCGCGACGCGTCAGCCGGGGGTGCCCGCGAGCTCCTCGCGCCGTCCGGACGGGATGGGCGGGGCGCAGGGCCGGCTGGGGGGGTCGTCGGCGCGGACGAGGTCCGGCCGATACCCAACCGGGTGGCGGGGTGGATGCCTGCGCCGCCGGCGACGACACTGCTGCTGGTCCGCCACGGCGTGACGTCTTTTACGTTGGAGAAGCGATTTTCCGGTGTCGGGGATCCCCCGCTCGTGGACCAGGGACGTTGGCAGGCCAAGCTGCTCGCGCAGCGGCTCGCCGGGCGAGGCGGCATCGACGTCGTCGTCTCCTCGCCGCGGCAACGGTGCCGGCAGACGGCGGAGCTGATTGCTGACGTGTTGCAGCAGCCCGTGCTTCTTGACGACGACCTCCGGGAAGTGGATTTCGGCCGCTGGGAGGGCCTCACCTTTGCGGCGGTTCAGCAACGCTGGCCGCGGGAATTGGAGCTCTGGCTTGCGGACACGTCGATTTCGCCTCCGGGCGGGGAGAGTTATGACGAACTGCGGCTGCGCATCACCGCCGCGGCGCAGCGGTTGGCCAACCGACACCGCGGGAAAACCGTGCTGGTCGTGACGCATTCCCGGCCGATCGCCATGTTCATCGCCAATGCGCTTTCTGCTCCGGTCGCTGCTATTTACCGCGTGCAGATCGACCCGGCGAGCATGAGTGAAATCGACTATTACGCCGATGGTGTCACGGTCGTTCGTACCGTCAACGACACGGCACATCTCGCCGCGCACTGA
- a CDS encoding SLC13 family permease, whose protein sequence is MWLLAAVAGALCVATGALPWQDAVATTERVGPILGFLAAVTVLAELADAAQVFDAAAVAAARLARGRTRVLFALVVVLAAVTTIVLSLDTTAVLFTPVVLALAEQVGLPPTPFAMTTVWLANTASLLLPVSNLTNLLAVDRLHLSAIAFAARMWLPAAVAIAVTTIVIGYTYRSALHGRFTEPTAIAIADRLLFHIATAACLGVIPFFLLGFPVWAVATGGAAVLTGAFAVRRRKVLRFSLLPWQLVLLVEGLFLVIATLGTHGLDAVLARLAGTAADALGVLRTSVIGALASNLVNNLPSYLALERVADQHTDRLLGLLLGTNLGPLITLWGSLATLLWRERCRARGVRISAAEFARVGVRGVPVMLAATWAALVLAR, encoded by the coding sequence GTGTGGCTGCTGGCCGCTGTCGCCGGAGCACTCTGTGTCGCAACCGGCGCACTGCCGTGGCAGGACGCCGTTGCGACCACAGAACGTGTGGGACCGATCCTCGGGTTCCTCGCGGCCGTCACGGTGCTCGCCGAGCTGGCGGACGCCGCCCAGGTGTTCGACGCCGCCGCAGTGGCCGCGGCACGGCTGGCTCGCGGCCGTACCCGGGTCCTCTTCGCTCTCGTCGTCGTCCTCGCCGCCGTCACGACGATCGTCCTCAGTCTGGACACCACCGCGGTGCTCTTCACCCCGGTCGTGTTGGCCCTCGCCGAACAAGTCGGCCTGCCGCCAACACCGTTCGCCATGACAACCGTGTGGCTGGCCAACACCGCAAGCCTGCTGCTCCCGGTCTCCAATCTCACGAATCTGCTCGCTGTCGACCGCCTTCACCTTTCAGCGATTGCGTTCGCGGCACGGATGTGGCTGCCCGCCGCGGTCGCCATTGCCGTCACCACGATCGTCATCGGCTACACCTACCGCTCGGCTCTGCACGGGCGGTTCACCGAACCCACGGCCATTGCAATTGCCGACCGACTCCTGTTCCACATCGCAACGGCGGCCTGTCTCGGCGTCATCCCGTTCTTCCTGCTGGGATTTCCGGTCTGGGCGGTCGCGACCGGCGGCGCAGCCGTGCTCACCGGAGCATTCGCCGTACGCCGGCGGAAAGTCCTGCGGTTCTCCCTTCTCCCGTGGCAGTTGGTTCTTCTCGTCGAAGGCTTGTTCCTCGTGATTGCGACGCTCGGCACCCACGGCCTGGACGCCGTGCTGGCCCGGTTGGCCGGCACGGCCGCCGACGCCCTCGGTGTGCTGCGCACCTCAGTGATCGGAGCCCTGGCAAGCAACCTCGTCAACAACCTGCCGAGCTATCTGGCATTGGAACGGGTGGCCGATCAGCACACGGACCGGCTCCTGGGCCTCCTGCTCGGCACCAACCTCGGCCCGCTCATCACGCTCTGGGGCTCGCTGGCGACCCTGCTCTGGCGGGAACGGTGCCGGGCCCGCGGTGTACGAATTTCTGCGGCCGAATTTGCGCGCGTGGGTGTCCGCGGCGTACCCGTGATGCTCGCGGCGACCTGGGCCGCGCTTGTCCTCGCCCGATGA
- a CDS encoding N,N-dimethylformamidase beta subunit family domain-containing protein, protein MRRSRWWFVAGAGVAVLAVVVGWTLASWRSVPVRPAVRPALRTDGAVRSRPGGGGAAPGGRGGPAGVAAQPGSSAQARLIAYAESLPGDSHWGDGVTFSLRSPVAGFADRASVLPGQVVHLYINATYPPVRVSAFRMGWYHGAEGHCVATYPAVSDVHQPPDEFIPVTRTVSDANWHPSLTVDTTGWIPGDYLFLLQDAAGHGRWIPLTVRSPSVAGDIVLVNADTTWQAYNAYGGYSLYHGPDGSYQSRSYAVSFDRPIDYGGGSGDFYGNELPVVALAEKLGLPVAYVTDTDLDADPHLLDGARALISLGHDEYWSTAMRDQVQQERDLHGMNVAFLGANAIYRHIRMAATPLGPERLEIDYKDGALDPMNRINPAEATYQWRDGPDPRPESVLTGAFYQCNPVHAAMRVFDAASWLFTGTPVQQGMELPGLAGQEFDMVDLAVPTPRPMDVLFHSPVTCRGHHLFQDTVYYTTPSGAGGFDSGTSAWICGLTPACSRGNSPAARAVITTVTTNLLQAFAAGPAGRTHPARDDVAALGMPTLAAPAPAEP, encoded by the coding sequence ATGCGCCGGTCTCGGTGGTGGTTCGTTGCCGGTGCCGGCGTCGCGGTACTGGCCGTCGTGGTCGGCTGGACGCTAGCCTCGTGGCGGTCTGTGCCCGTGCGGCCGGCGGTGCGGCCCGCGCTCCGCACCGACGGCGCGGTGCGTTCCCGTCCGGGCGGGGGCGGCGCCGCGCCCGGCGGCCGAGGCGGACCAGCCGGTGTCGCGGCGCAACCAGGTTCGTCGGCGCAGGCTCGACTCATTGCTTACGCGGAGTCGTTGCCCGGCGACAGTCATTGGGGCGACGGGGTGACGTTCTCCCTTCGGTCACCCGTCGCAGGGTTCGCCGACCGGGCGAGCGTGCTTCCGGGGCAGGTCGTGCACCTGTACATCAACGCGACGTACCCGCCGGTCCGGGTCAGTGCGTTTCGCATGGGCTGGTATCACGGCGCCGAGGGGCATTGCGTCGCGACGTACCCGGCGGTCTCCGACGTGCATCAGCCGCCCGACGAGTTCATACCGGTGACGCGAACCGTGAGCGATGCGAATTGGCATCCCAGCCTTACCGTTGACACGACGGGATGGATTCCGGGGGATTACCTCTTCTTGCTGCAGGACGCCGCGGGTCATGGCCGGTGGATTCCGTTGACGGTCCGCTCACCGTCCGTCGCCGGGGACATCGTGCTGGTCAACGCGGACACCACGTGGCAGGCGTACAACGCCTACGGCGGCTACAGCTTGTATCACGGACCGGATGGGTCGTATCAGAGCCGGTCGTATGCCGTGTCGTTCGATCGGCCGATCGATTATGGCGGCGGATCCGGGGATTTTTATGGCAATGAACTGCCTGTCGTGGCCCTTGCCGAGAAGCTGGGCCTCCCGGTTGCCTATGTGACCGACACGGATCTGGACGCCGATCCGCACCTGCTTGACGGCGCCCGAGCCCTGATCTCCCTCGGCCATGACGAATACTGGTCAACGGCGATGCGCGATCAGGTGCAGCAGGAGCGGGACTTGCACGGCATGAACGTCGCGTTTCTCGGCGCCAACGCGATTTACCGGCACATCCGGATGGCGGCCACCCCGCTCGGCCCGGAGCGGTTGGAAATTGATTACAAGGACGGCGCTCTGGACCCGATGAACCGCATCAATCCGGCTGAAGCCACCTATCAGTGGCGAGATGGTCCCGATCCGCGGCCGGAGAGTGTGCTCACCGGCGCGTTCTATCAGTGCAATCCGGTGCACGCCGCCATGCGGGTGTTTGACGCGGCGAGTTGGCTCTTCACTGGTACGCCGGTGCAGCAGGGCATGGAGCTGCCGGGTTTGGCAGGTCAGGAGTTCGACATGGTTGACCTGGCGGTGCCTACGCCCAGGCCGATGGACGTTCTCTTCCATTCCCCGGTGACGTGCCGGGGTCATCACCTCTTTCAGGACACCGTGTACTACACGACGCCCAGCGGGGCGGGCGGTTTCGACTCCGGAACAAGTGCATGGATTTGCGGCCTGACTCCGGCATGTTCCCGCGGAAATTCCCCGGCCGCCCGCGCGGTGATTACCACGGTGACCACCAATCTTCTCCAGGCCTTCGCCGCCGGACCGGCTGGTCGCACCCATCCGGCCCGCGATGACGTCGCGGCGCTGGGCATGCCGACCTTGGCGGCTCCGGCACCGGCTGAGCCCTGA
- a CDS encoding mannitol dehydrogenase family protein: MRRLSLATLPMVPDSVRPRVDPRAIGVGIVHLGLGAFHRAHQADFTEEAMARAGGAWGICGVSPRSGRVIEQLAPQDGLYTLLTRGSAGPRARVLAPIRQWLVGAHDPEAVTARIADPAIRLVTLTVTEKGYRHDPATGRLRREDPEIRADAAGRPPRTVVGLLVRGLERRMRDSGAPVTVLCCDNLPQNGVTLARVVGDFLSLLTGGDAVAEWLATAVRFPSSMVDRITPATTAADREEAARLLGLRDEGVVVTEPFRQWVIEESFAAGRPAWEQAGALLVTDVRPYELAKLRMLNGAHSLLGYLGALAGLETIAETVAVEPFAIAAQRLMVDDAVPTLVGPAGLDLAAYAADILARFANPALDYRTTQVASDGSQKLPQRLLGTIRDRRTAGAMPRWAVLGVAAWMRWVWSPVTDAGEPRQLDDPLADEMTELLRDVNDPVQVVDRLLHLRAVFGDDLADDVELRERLTDDLTALTIDGAKATVRRAVSLE; the protein is encoded by the coding sequence GTGCGGCGGCTCTCTCTTGCGACGTTGCCGATGGTTCCCGATTCGGTGCGTCCGCGTGTCGATCCGCGTGCGATCGGCGTCGGAATCGTCCATCTCGGTCTGGGTGCGTTTCACCGCGCCCACCAAGCGGATTTCACCGAGGAGGCGATGGCCCGCGCCGGCGGCGCGTGGGGAATCTGCGGGGTGAGTCCGCGCAGTGGCCGGGTGATTGAGCAGCTGGCGCCGCAGGACGGCCTGTACACGCTGCTGACGCGCGGTTCCGCCGGCCCGCGGGCGCGAGTGCTCGCGCCGATTCGCCAGTGGCTGGTTGGCGCCCACGACCCGGAGGCCGTGACGGCACGGATCGCCGATCCTGCGATCCGGCTCGTGACACTGACGGTCACCGAGAAGGGGTATCGCCACGATCCGGCGACCGGCCGGTTGCGCCGCGAGGATCCGGAGATTCGCGCAGACGCCGCGGGTCGCCCGCCGCGCACGGTGGTCGGCCTCCTCGTGCGCGGCTTGGAGCGGCGGATGCGTGACTCCGGCGCCCCCGTGACGGTGCTCTGCTGCGACAACCTGCCGCAGAACGGTGTGACGCTCGCCCGCGTGGTCGGTGATTTTCTCAGTCTCCTCACGGGGGGTGACGCGGTCGCGGAGTGGCTGGCGACAGCGGTCCGCTTCCCAAGCAGCATGGTTGACCGCATCACACCGGCGACCACCGCGGCGGATCGCGAGGAGGCGGCGCGCCTGCTCGGGCTTCGCGACGAGGGCGTTGTTGTCACGGAACCGTTCCGTCAATGGGTGATTGAAGAGTCCTTTGCCGCCGGCAGGCCGGCGTGGGAGCAGGCCGGGGCGCTGCTGGTGACCGACGTCCGCCCATACGAGCTCGCAAAACTGCGCATGCTCAACGGCGCGCATTCCCTGTTGGGTTATCTCGGTGCACTCGCCGGCCTGGAAACAATTGCGGAGACAGTGGCCGTCGAACCATTTGCCATTGCAGCCCAGCGCCTGATGGTCGACGATGCCGTGCCGACGCTGGTTGGGCCGGCAGGACTCGACCTTGCGGCGTACGCGGCGGATATTCTCGCGCGTTTCGCCAACCCCGCGCTCGACTATCGGACGACCCAGGTCGCAAGCGACGGATCTCAGAAGTTGCCGCAACGTCTGCTCGGCACGATCCGGGACCGGCGAACCGCCGGAGCGATGCCTCGGTGGGCGGTGCTGGGCGTTGCCGCGTGGATGCGCTGGGTCTGGAGTCCGGTCACCGATGCGGGGGAGCCGCGGCAATTGGACGATCCGCTTGCCGACGAGATGACGGAGCTTCTCCGGGATGTCAACGATCCGGTGCAGGTGGTCGATCGGCTCCTTCACCTTCGAGCAGTCTTCGGCGACGATCTCGCTGACGACGTCGAGCTGCGCGAGCGATTGACGGACGACCTCACGGCGTTGACGATCGATGGTGCGAAGGCCACGGTCCGGCGCGCGGTTTCACTAGAGTGA
- a CDS encoding amino acid ABC transporter substrate-binding protein: MNKRLPGTAQRSVLFGPLVGVVVGAVVLAGCSSSKSASPAASTPAPSAAATSAASSTQPASPTGKPIVIGISLSLTGDFSDSGTAAKRGYETWESVVNAKGGIDGRPVQLKIVDDASSPNQVTTNYQNLITKDKVDFVFGPFSSLLTIPAAQVAARYGYAFIEPAGGGPKVFEQHLHNLFFVQPAPVVSEGKVFADYILSLPADQRPKTAAYPELDDPFAAPIAETVRQEFEAAGIKTVYKQVYPAETADFTPIVQKMKSANPDVVVAGTQSEDAYGLVKAMVQLKFAPKWLFFANGANSPLNFPDKVGANNVNGIFSAADWTPDATSYRNQEFVQAYLAKFGGTADQIDPTSAEAFSCGVLLEEAIAKTGSFDNKKIIEALHQGTWPTPEGNLSWDADGAPQGSDMLVQWQNGKMVRVWPPSVAAASPVQTPLPWA; the protein is encoded by the coding sequence ATGAACAAACGTTTGCCAGGCACCGCTCAACGATCCGTGCTCTTCGGCCCGCTGGTCGGCGTCGTCGTCGGAGCGGTGGTTCTCGCGGGGTGCAGCTCGAGCAAGTCTGCGTCGCCGGCGGCCTCAACCCCTGCCCCCTCTGCGGCGGCGACGTCGGCGGCGAGCTCGACGCAGCCGGCAAGCCCGACGGGTAAGCCGATCGTCATCGGCATCTCTCTCTCGCTCACCGGGGACTTCTCCGACTCCGGTACGGCTGCAAAGCGCGGTTACGAGACCTGGGAATCCGTCGTCAACGCCAAGGGCGGCATCGACGGGCGGCCGGTGCAGCTGAAGATTGTGGATGACGCTTCGAGTCCCAACCAAGTCACAACCAATTACCAGAACCTCATCACCAAGGACAAAGTCGATTTCGTCTTCGGCCCGTTCTCCAGTCTGCTGACCATTCCCGCGGCTCAGGTCGCGGCGCGGTATGGCTATGCCTTCATCGAACCCGCCGGCGGCGGCCCGAAGGTCTTCGAACAGCACCTGCACAACCTCTTCTTCGTCCAGCCGGCGCCGGTGGTTTCAGAGGGAAAGGTTTTCGCCGACTACATCCTCTCGCTACCGGCGGACCAGCGGCCGAAGACTGCCGCGTATCCAGAGCTTGACGATCCGTTCGCGGCTCCGATCGCCGAAACTGTCCGCCAGGAATTCGAGGCGGCCGGCATCAAGACGGTGTACAAGCAGGTCTACCCGGCGGAGACGGCGGACTTCACTCCGATCGTGCAGAAGATGAAGTCCGCCAATCCCGACGTTGTCGTCGCGGGGACCCAATCGGAGGATGCCTACGGTCTCGTCAAGGCGATGGTTCAGCTCAAGTTCGCGCCCAAGTGGCTCTTCTTTGCCAACGGTGCCAATTCGCCGCTGAACTTCCCGGACAAGGTGGGCGCCAACAACGTCAACGGAATCTTCTCGGCGGCCGACTGGACTCCTGACGCCACCAGCTACCGTAACCAGGAATTCGTCCAGGCCTATCTTGCGAAATTTGGCGGCACCGCCGACCAGATCGACCCGACCTCGGCCGAGGCGTTCTCCTGCGGCGTCCTGTTGGAAGAGGCGATCGCCAAGACCGGAAGCTTCGACAACAAGAAGATCATCGAAGCGCTCCACCAAGGAACGTGGCCGACGCCGGAAGGCAATCTCTCCTGGGATGCCGACGGCGCACCCCAGGGCAGTGACATGCTCGTGCAGTGGCAGAACGGCAAGATGGTCCGGGTGTGGCCGCCGTCGGTCGCAGCCGCGTCACCGGTTCAGACACCTCTGCCGTGGGCGTGA
- a CDS encoding branched-chain amino acid ABC transporter permease, with protein MHDIIEAVILGVLTGGVYALMASGQTLIFGVMRVINLAQGALVVVAAFLAYTLFGRFHIDPFLAILITTPILFLIGVAIQWLFLRPLRADDLAEMSLLVTFAVALGLEGILTLVYKTDYRSIKPVYANDSFVVLGYRITTVRLYAFLLSLAALGVLYLVLYRTRLGRALRATVQNPTAAQLLGVEAKRVSAMGFGLGAATAAAAGSVFGVVYPFNPNSHYDLISRLLSIVILGGLGSVGGAVLGAVVMGVVSSVVAVVASPTWADFSFFVVLIAVLLVRPQGFFGMRLRGAA; from the coding sequence GTGCACGACATCATCGAAGCAGTAATCCTTGGTGTCCTGACGGGCGGGGTTTACGCCCTGATGGCGTCGGGTCAGACTCTGATCTTCGGCGTCATGCGGGTGATAAACCTCGCCCAAGGGGCGCTGGTCGTGGTCGCGGCGTTCCTCGCTTACACCCTCTTCGGCCGCTTCCACATTGATCCGTTCCTGGCGATCCTCATCACCACCCCGATTCTCTTCCTCATCGGCGTGGCCATTCAGTGGCTCTTTCTCCGTCCGCTTCGCGCTGACGATCTCGCTGAGATGTCACTTCTGGTCACGTTCGCCGTCGCACTCGGCCTGGAGGGAATCCTCACCCTCGTGTACAAGACCGATTACCGGTCGATCAAACCGGTATATGCCAATGATTCGTTCGTCGTGCTCGGTTATCGCATAACCACCGTGCGGCTTTACGCGTTTCTCCTTTCCTTGGCGGCCCTTGGCGTGCTCTATCTCGTCCTGTACCGTACCCGACTCGGCCGTGCGCTCCGGGCGACCGTGCAGAACCCCACCGCAGCGCAGCTGCTCGGAGTCGAGGCGAAACGGGTGAGTGCGATGGGCTTCGGATTGGGCGCCGCAACGGCGGCCGCCGCGGGATCGGTTTTCGGTGTCGTCTATCCCTTCAACCCGAATAGTCACTACGACCTGATTTCCCGACTGCTGTCGATCGTCATCCTGGGTGGTCTCGGCAGCGTCGGCGGCGCCGTGCTCGGCGCAGTCGTCATGGGGGTCGTGTCGAGCGTTGTCGCGGTGGTCGCATCGCCGACTTGGGCCGATTTCAGCTTTTTCGTTGTGCTCATCGCTGTTCTCCTGGTGCGGCCGCAGGGCTTCTTCGGGATGCGACTCCGAGGTGCGGCATGA
- a CDS encoding branched-chain amino acid ABC transporter permease, with protein MRPAGLLRGGIFAVLVLAMPLMTSAHWILNIAVFTVMYAGLALAWNLIGGFAGYPSLGHAAFFGIGAYVEAIWFNHHSVGAGYLPFFVLPIVGLAVAFAMLPVAWVALRTRADVFAIVTITLLFVVQTLAFNLHSVTEGSQGIGIHPPPFDPATYERPFYWAMAAIFLLAMIVTWLVQNSKTGLALLAIRGDEDRASGIGVHVTLAKLVAFFLSTALTAMIGAVWAYYVTFIYPQFAVDPLVTIGMVLMTFLGGRATLWGPVVGALILAPAQQYLAYQFGSSRLYLLAYAAVFLIVMVFLPRGIVPTLAEWRFSRRRAARAATAGIRPQSRRQQVTTP; from the coding sequence ATGAGACCAGCGGGCCTGCTGCGCGGTGGAATCTTCGCCGTCCTTGTTCTTGCCATGCCGTTGATGACCAGCGCGCATTGGATTCTCAACATCGCCGTCTTCACGGTGATGTATGCCGGGCTTGCCCTCGCATGGAACCTCATTGGCGGTTTCGCGGGCTACCCGTCGCTTGGCCATGCCGCATTCTTCGGCATCGGTGCTTACGTCGAGGCGATTTGGTTCAACCACCACAGCGTCGGCGCCGGCTACCTCCCCTTCTTCGTGCTGCCCATCGTGGGTCTTGCCGTCGCGTTCGCGATGCTTCCGGTTGCCTGGGTCGCGCTGCGGACTCGCGCAGACGTCTTCGCCATCGTTACGATCACTCTGCTCTTCGTGGTGCAGACGTTGGCTTTCAACCTGCACAGTGTCACCGAGGGGTCCCAGGGGATCGGCATTCATCCGCCGCCGTTCGACCCTGCAACCTATGAGCGGCCCTTCTACTGGGCAATGGCGGCGATTTTTCTGCTCGCTATGATCGTCACCTGGCTTGTGCAGAACAGCAAGACCGGATTGGCCTTGCTCGCGATCCGAGGGGACGAAGACCGGGCCAGCGGCATCGGCGTCCATGTGACCTTGGCCAAGCTGGTCGCTTTCTTCCTCTCGACCGCACTCACCGCGATGATCGGTGCGGTTTGGGCGTACTACGTCACGTTCATTTATCCGCAGTTCGCTGTCGATCCTCTCGTGACGATCGGCATGGTTCTCATGACGTTCCTCGGCGGCCGTGCCACCTTGTGGGGACCCGTGGTCGGGGCGCTCATCCTCGCACCAGCACAGCAGTACCTGGCGTACCAGTTCGGTTCCAGTCGGCTGTACCTGCTCGCGTACGCCGCAGTCTTCCTCATCGTCATGGTGTTCCTGCCCCGGGGAATTGTGCCGACCCTGGCGGAGTGGCGCTTTTCGCGGAGGCGGGCGGCTCGAGCCGCCACCGCAGGCATTCGACCTCAGTCTCGCAGACAGCAGGTGACGACGCCATGA